From Deinococcus humi, a single genomic window includes:
- a CDS encoding ATP-binding protein — MTTSVSLLGWARAESNSQVTAFLPNKRYQLLAYLAYQGDWVDRERLADLFWPDSNPHTARSNLRQLLLRARTQAVASDLEVERQRVRWKVLTDVEAFTRAAEAKAWQEALSHYKGPLMDHLDGDEPGEFADWLTLERERLRGLRHTVLLRRAGELEGSGAPLEAAAVLQDLLADSEPDEMALRMLLQVQRQAGDHAGARKAYHSFVERLRTDFGLGLTAELEHLGRVLQQSAANSGAEWVNFGTGSSGPRHSLSTALTSFIGRDLELAEIQRLLSRSECRLLTLSGPGGIGKTRLALEAVRAHELQDPGGALFVPLETLASGTDVVLGLSDHLGLAQSSRESALETLIRHLSSRRLLVLDNFEHLLDNVVILPELLRRCPDLRLVVTSRERLGVAGEWLLPIGGLDYPATADFGPTHSRHFDAVQLFVERAGRVRPDFAVGDADLPHVLAICQLVDGSPLGLELAAVWARVLTLEDIAREIGTNLDFLSSAERTGTGRHRSLRAVFESSWRQLTPDEQKAFRQLAVFRGGFRLEAARWVAGVPLPVLAALVDKSLLRLSPRGRYDRHALLFQYAQELLAQDPLELRVVQERHGLYYLTRMAEWSQNLEGPGGEAARSALDEESGNILLAWSWGIEQTRLDCLQPASSTMMHYFDRKGRYQEGLAFYAQATGAITDPEPAYSPVLGEMLLRQAWFHVRLGAFEAARVMGERAMTLILPNSAAAQRGENFLGALARLRGDFHAAMRHQETSLALGEKNGDESNYGRAANLCHLAQLQTALGRLKEAGQSLDQLEGLGPLLSQPHATIVLQLARGYLFLTAGRLEEARASLEQGLALAQKQAPESNISSLLRNLATVACEQGAFEEAQHLGKQTLALAEAERDAMTQSAALNVLGRATAAMGRDQAARDFLARGLHLAWSIQEIPQVLEGLTYLAEARVLRGWPGAASPVLEFVLSHPSTYHRLKVLAGRLNEKLRPGPCPAEPAAEQGGPEQLQGMVTEGLTSLGFSRSAERYA, encoded by the coding sequence CTTCTGTATCTCTGCTGGGCTGGGCACGAGCTGAATCGAACAGCCAAGTAACGGCTTTTCTGCCAAACAAGCGATATCAATTGCTGGCTTACCTGGCTTACCAAGGCGACTGGGTAGACCGTGAGCGACTTGCCGACCTGTTTTGGCCAGACAGCAATCCCCATACGGCCCGAAGCAATCTTCGTCAGCTTCTGCTTCGGGCGCGCACACAAGCTGTTGCCTCTGACCTGGAGGTTGAGCGCCAGCGGGTACGCTGGAAGGTGCTGACCGATGTGGAAGCGTTCACCAGGGCGGCTGAAGCAAAAGCTTGGCAGGAAGCCCTCAGCCACTACAAGGGTCCGTTGATGGATCATCTGGACGGCGACGAACCGGGCGAGTTTGCGGATTGGCTGACCCTTGAGCGCGAGCGACTCCGAGGTCTCCGGCACACCGTACTCCTGCGCCGGGCTGGAGAACTGGAGGGGAGCGGCGCGCCCCTGGAGGCCGCTGCCGTGCTCCAAGACCTGCTGGCAGACAGCGAACCTGATGAGATGGCCCTGCGCATGCTCTTGCAGGTCCAGCGTCAGGCCGGGGATCACGCAGGGGCCCGCAAGGCCTATCACTCGTTTGTGGAGCGGCTCCGTACGGATTTCGGCTTGGGGCTTACAGCTGAACTCGAACACCTCGGCCGAGTCCTCCAGCAGTCGGCAGCCAACTCCGGAGCCGAGTGGGTCAACTTCGGGACGGGTTCCTCTGGCCCCAGGCATTCTCTGTCAACTGCTTTGACCTCGTTTATTGGGCGCGACCTCGAACTCGCTGAGATCCAGCGGCTCCTGTCCCGTTCAGAATGTCGGCTCCTCACCCTCAGCGGTCCGGGCGGCATTGGAAAGACCCGCCTGGCCCTGGAAGCCGTGCGTGCGCACGAATTGCAAGATCCTGGGGGCGCCCTGTTTGTACCGCTTGAGACTCTGGCATCAGGCACCGACGTTGTCCTGGGTCTGAGTGACCACCTCGGTCTTGCCCAGTCCAGTCGGGAGAGCGCGCTGGAAACCCTGATCCGTCACCTTAGCTCCCGGCGGCTCCTGGTACTCGACAATTTCGAGCATCTGCTTGACAACGTGGTCATCTTGCCCGAACTGCTTCGTCGCTGCCCGGACCTCCGACTCGTCGTGACGTCACGCGAACGGCTTGGCGTCGCGGGCGAGTGGCTGCTGCCCATCGGTGGGTTGGACTACCCTGCAACTGCTGACTTCGGGCCAACGCACAGCCGCCACTTCGACGCCGTGCAGCTCTTCGTGGAGCGGGCAGGGCGCGTCCGGCCGGACTTTGCCGTGGGGGATGCAGACCTGCCGCATGTGCTTGCGATCTGCCAACTCGTCGATGGCTCCCCGCTTGGTCTGGAACTCGCTGCCGTTTGGGCCCGTGTGCTGACACTGGAAGACATCGCACGTGAGATCGGCACGAACCTAGACTTCCTGAGTTCGGCGGAGCGCACAGGAACCGGGCGGCACCGCAGCCTGCGGGCGGTGTTCGAGTCTTCGTGGCGGCAGCTGACCCCCGACGAGCAAAAGGCGTTTCGTCAACTTGCAGTGTTCCGAGGAGGTTTCCGCTTGGAAGCGGCCCGCTGGGTCGCCGGAGTTCCCCTCCCTGTGCTTGCAGCCCTGGTGGACAAATCGTTGCTCCGACTCTCACCGCGTGGACGTTACGATCGCCACGCGCTGCTCTTCCAGTACGCTCAGGAGTTGCTGGCGCAAGATCCGCTGGAGTTGCGCGTCGTTCAGGAGCGCCATGGGCTGTACTACCTCACGCGTATGGCTGAGTGGAGTCAGAATCTCGAAGGTCCCGGCGGCGAGGCAGCGCGCTCAGCGCTGGATGAGGAATCCGGGAATATCCTGCTCGCCTGGAGCTGGGGCATCGAGCAAACCCGCCTTGATTGTCTGCAACCAGCGTCATCGACCATGATGCATTATTTCGACCGGAAAGGGCGGTACCAGGAAGGTCTGGCATTCTACGCTCAGGCGACGGGGGCGATCACAGACCCCGAGCCTGCGTATAGTCCCGTCCTTGGGGAGATGCTGCTCCGGCAGGCGTGGTTCCATGTGCGATTGGGAGCCTTCGAGGCAGCGCGCGTAATGGGCGAGCGCGCCATGACACTCATCCTGCCGAACAGCGCAGCCGCCCAGCGGGGTGAAAATTTCCTGGGCGCTCTCGCGCGGCTTCGGGGAGATTTCCACGCGGCCATGCGGCACCAGGAGACCTCACTGGCCCTTGGAGAAAAAAACGGTGATGAGTCTAACTACGGGCGGGCGGCCAACCTCTGTCACCTCGCCCAGCTTCAAACGGCTCTTGGCCGTCTGAAGGAGGCCGGGCAGAGCCTCGATCAGCTGGAAGGCCTTGGCCCTCTACTCAGCCAGCCGCACGCAACTATTGTGCTGCAGCTGGCGCGAGGCTACCTGTTTCTGACAGCTGGCCGGCTCGAGGAAGCCAGAGCGTCTCTTGAACAAGGCCTGGCGCTCGCCCAGAAGCAAGCGCCTGAGAGCAATATCTCCAGCCTGCTTCGGAACCTTGCCACCGTGGCCTGCGAACAGGGCGCCTTTGAGGAGGCCCAGCATCTGGGCAAGCAGACCCTCGCGTTGGCAGAAGCCGAAAGGGACGCAATGACACAGTCCGCTGCCCTCAACGTCCTGGGCCGCGCCACTGCCGCCATGGGGCGGGACCAAGCCGCGCGGGACTTCCTGGCACGAGGCCTGCACCTGGCCTGGTCGATCCAGGAGATCCCTCAAGTTTTGGAAGGATTGACGTACCTGGCCGAGGCACGGGTTTTGCGGGGGTGGCCTGGCGCAGCCTCGCCCGTGTTGGAATTTGTCCTGAGCCACCCGAGCACTTACCACCGGCTGAAGGTGCTCGCAGGCCGCCTGAATGAAAAGCTGCGGCCCGGGCCTTGCCCAGCTGAGCCTGCTGCGGAGCAGGGGGGACCTGAACAGCTCCAAGGCATGGTCACCGAAGGGCTCACCAGTCTTGGGTTCTCTCGATCTGCAGAGCGGTATGCCTGA
- a CDS encoding serine hydrolase, translating to MKSILGPARLPLPVLGAILLLSTPALAQAPLQNFGPFIEQTRREWNVPGVAVAVVKDDKIVFIQGYGVRTQGQPAAVDANTAFQLASVTKTFTAAALGTLVDEGKLGWDDPILNYLPGFAMHDPYATLHTSARDLLAHRSGLPAFGGDLLNELGYTRAEVVRRLRLIEPAGSFRERAGYSNLGFTLAGTLAGQVAGSSWEAVVRSRLLDPLGMTRTRVVAAELKSDPNAATPHLSRPAGPVPMTTREGDGAFGPAGAMSSSANDMATWIRMLLAGGSLGGKQVLRPETVKELFQPTMVSEITFSESPPINENTGFDYTLGWASYAYNGRKVIEKGGALAGVRSVVTLVPSEHLGVVVLANLNLTLLPEVIRAWVLESYLGPAGRDLGAEFRQQRAALAQLLAAVNAPPTTPAPFTRSPDAYVGVYENELYGRLAVVREGSGLAVKAGPACYQGNLQHEGHDAFALGWPRPNSLPGTAIFAFDANGKVVSLLTEDDGVFMRVESNARDCR from the coding sequence ATGAAGAGCATTCTTGGTCCTGCGCGTCTGCCCCTCCCTGTGCTGGGCGCCATCCTCCTGCTGTCCACCCCCGCCCTCGCTCAGGCACCGCTCCAGAACTTCGGCCCCTTCATCGAGCAGACCCGGCGTGAGTGGAACGTGCCCGGCGTCGCTGTGGCCGTGGTCAAGGACGACAAGATCGTTTTCATTCAAGGCTACGGGGTGCGCACCCAGGGCCAGCCCGCCGCGGTGGACGCTAACACGGCCTTCCAGCTCGCCTCGGTGACCAAAACCTTCACGGCGGCCGCGCTCGGCACCCTGGTGGACGAGGGTAAGCTCGGCTGGGACGACCCCATTCTCAATTATTTGCCGGGCTTCGCCATGCATGACCCCTACGCTACCCTGCACACCAGCGCCCGGGACCTGCTCGCCCATCGCAGCGGGCTCCCAGCCTTCGGAGGTGACCTCCTCAACGAACTCGGCTACACCCGGGCCGAGGTGGTACGCCGGTTGCGCCTCATCGAGCCTGCAGGCAGTTTCCGAGAGCGTGCTGGGTACTCCAACCTGGGCTTCACCCTCGCCGGAACCCTGGCAGGGCAGGTGGCAGGCTCGAGCTGGGAAGCGGTGGTTCGCTCCAGACTGCTTGATCCGCTGGGCATGACGCGAACGCGTGTGGTTGCCGCAGAGCTCAAGAGTGATCCGAATGCTGCCACCCCGCATCTCAGCCGCCCGGCTGGCCCGGTGCCGATGACCACTCGGGAGGGGGACGGCGCCTTCGGTCCGGCGGGCGCCATGAGTTCCTCAGCCAATGACATGGCCACCTGGATACGGATGCTGCTGGCAGGCGGGAGCCTGGGGGGAAAGCAGGTGCTGCGGCCCGAGACGGTCAAGGAGCTCTTCCAGCCCACTATGGTGTCCGAGATCACCTTCTCTGAATCACCGCCCATCAACGAGAACACTGGCTTTGATTACACCCTGGGGTGGGCGAGCTACGCCTACAATGGACGCAAGGTCATTGAGAAAGGTGGCGCACTCGCTGGGGTGCGCTCGGTGGTGACACTGGTGCCCTCCGAGCACCTGGGCGTGGTAGTCCTCGCCAATCTCAATCTCACCCTGCTCCCCGAGGTGATCCGGGCATGGGTGCTGGAGAGCTACCTCGGGCCGGCGGGACGCGACCTGGGAGCCGAGTTCAGGCAGCAGCGCGCCGCGCTGGCCCAGCTCCTCGCCGCCGTCAACGCCCCACCAACGACGCCTGCGCCCTTCACCCGGTCGCCCGACGCCTACGTCGGCGTGTACGAGAACGAACTCTACGGGCGTTTGGCCGTAGTCCGCGAAGGTTCGGGGCTCGCCGTAAAGGCGGGACCAGCGTGCTACCAGGGGAACCTACAGCACGAGGGGCACGACGCGTTCGCCCTCGGCTGGCCCCGCCCCAACTCGTTGCCCGGCACAGCAATCTTCGCGTTCGACGCCAACGGGAAGGTGGTGAGCCTCCTTACCGAGGATGACGGCGTCTTCATGCGGGTGGAGAGCAACGCCAGGGACTGCCGGTAA